In Candidatus Defluviilinea proxima, a single genomic region encodes these proteins:
- a CDS encoding SDR family oxidoreductase, with amino-acid sequence MKLLITGASGLLGINLAMEAMSEHEVIGVDRGKLKSPPFPVSKANFFDSNAFVPTLDSVQPDWVINCAALANLDECEKHPDQAQILNTDLPHDLAVACAKRNIKFIHLSTDAVFDGTKEGSYSEEDVPAPQSIYSQTKLEGERAVQEANPQAIIARVNFFGWSLGGRRSLGEFFVNNLSEGKNVNGFTDVIFCPMWVNHLAQTLIAMLEKDLHGLYHVVGAQPMNKYQFGVEVARKFGLRESLIAPQSVEMSSLTAKRSHNLWLSVHKLSTDLGRPLPEFSTGLDGFYTQHQQGYPQKIRGYQQ; translated from the coding sequence ATGAAACTCTTAATCACTGGTGCAAGCGGACTCCTCGGAATCAACCTCGCCATGGAAGCCATGAGCGAGCATGAAGTCATTGGTGTAGACAGGGGCAAGTTGAAGTCGCCGCCATTCCCTGTCAGCAAGGCGAATTTTTTCGACAGCAATGCATTCGTTCCTACGTTGGATTCGGTTCAGCCCGATTGGGTTATCAACTGTGCGGCGTTGGCAAATCTCGATGAATGCGAAAAACATCCCGATCAGGCGCAGATTCTAAACACTGATTTACCTCATGATTTAGCTGTTGCCTGTGCAAAGCGAAATATCAAATTCATCCATCTCTCCACCGATGCGGTTTTCGATGGCACGAAAGAAGGCTCGTATTCAGAAGAAGACGTCCCTGCGCCCCAAAGCATCTATTCACAGACCAAGCTTGAAGGAGAAAGAGCCGTGCAAGAGGCGAATCCGCAAGCCATCATTGCGAGAGTCAATTTTTTTGGTTGGTCGCTGGGTGGACGGCGTAGTCTCGGTGAATTCTTCGTCAACAATCTGAGCGAGGGCAAGAACGTCAACGGTTTTACCGATGTCATCTTCTGCCCGATGTGGGTCAATCACCTTGCGCAGACGCTCATCGCCATGCTCGAGAAGGATTTGCACGGCTTGTATCACGTCGTTGGTGCACAGCCGATGAACAAGTATCAGTTCGGGGTCGAAGTGGCGCGCAAGTTCGGGCTGAGAGAAAGCCTCATTGCGCCGCAGTCAGTCGAAATGTCCAGCCTGACCGCCAAACGTTCCCACAATTTATGGCTATCTGTCCACAAACTGTCCACAGATTTGGGGCGTCCTCTCCCCGAGTTCTCCACTGGTTTGGACGGGTTTTACACACAGCACCAGCAGGGTTATCCACAAAAAATCAGGGGTTATCAACAGTAG
- a CDS encoding ABC transporter ATP-binding protein, whose amino-acid sequence MTVAISVKNLGKQYKIGAAQQKFQYNMFRDVIVDTLMTPVRVFRALRGQGMRGATNTAKIWALNDVSFDLEEGKVLGIVGRNGAGKSTLLKILSRVTEPTVGTVSVRGRVGSLLEVGTGFHPELTGRENIYMNGAILGMKSAEIDRKFDEIVDFSEVGQFIDTPVKRYSSGMYLRLAFAVAAHLEPEILVVDEVLAVGDAEFQRKCLGKMGDVAQQGRTVLFVSHNMSAILRLTQEAIVLKKGQLLKRAPTPEAVDFYLSSGQAESGERIWETDEIPAASEPFRPVAIRIKDRGGNVVDTVRSTESVTVEWEYQINAPITGLRVGMYLNTMRGEYVFTAFDTDDAAQFEQFGARKSGRYISRCTIPADFFNEGRYYLGVNASSFGVKRYFMDENAISFNVDITGAPGTQWPELRQGPIRPRLDWKIEKLD is encoded by the coding sequence ATGACAGTAGCCATTAGTGTAAAAAACCTCGGTAAACAATATAAGATCGGCGCGGCACAACAGAAGTTCCAATACAACATGTTCCGCGATGTGATCGTGGATACGCTTATGACGCCCGTGCGTGTCTTCCGTGCCTTGCGCGGACAAGGCATGCGTGGCGCGACGAACACAGCCAAAATATGGGCGTTGAACGATGTCTCGTTTGACCTTGAAGAAGGCAAAGTGCTTGGTATTGTGGGACGTAACGGCGCAGGCAAAAGCACCTTATTGAAGATCCTTTCGCGTGTGACGGAACCTACCGTTGGAACCGTCTCTGTGCGTGGACGTGTTGGTTCGTTGCTCGAAGTGGGCACGGGCTTTCATCCTGAACTCACCGGGCGCGAAAACATTTATATGAACGGCGCGATCCTCGGAATGAAAAGCGCAGAGATCGACCGCAAGTTCGATGAGATCGTGGATTTCTCTGAAGTCGGCCAGTTCATTGATACGCCTGTGAAACGCTATTCATCGGGTATGTATTTGCGGCTTGCGTTCGCCGTGGCCGCGCACCTCGAACCTGAGATCCTTGTCGTGGATGAAGTCCTTGCGGTGGGGGATGCGGAGTTTCAGCGCAAGTGTCTTGGCAAGATGGGTGACGTGGCACAGCAGGGACGTACGGTCCTGTTCGTGAGTCACAACATGTCTGCGATCCTTCGTCTTACACAGGAAGCCATCGTCCTCAAAAAGGGACAACTTCTCAAACGCGCGCCCACACCCGAAGCCGTTGACTTTTATCTTTCGTCGGGGCAGGCGGAATCGGGTGAGCGCATTTGGGAGACCGATGAAATCCCAGCGGCGAGCGAACCCTTTAGACCCGTAGCAATTCGAATTAAAGATAGAGGCGGGAACGTCGTCGATACTGTCCGTTCCACTGAGTCTGTCACCGTCGAGTGGGAATATCAGATCAATGCGCCCATCACGGGTTTGCGTGTGGGTATGTATCTCAACACGATGCGTGGCGAATATGTGTTCACCGCGTTTGATACCGATGATGCCGCGCAGTTTGAACAATTCGGTGCGCGCAAATCGGGGCGTTATATTAGCCGCTGTACCATCCCTGCTGATTTCTTCAATGAAGGTCGCTATTATCTTGGTGTCAATGCGAGTTCATTCGGTGTAAAGCGTTACTTCATGGATGAAAACGCTATCTCGTTCAATGTGGATATTACCGGCGCGCCCGGCACGCAATGGCCTGAACTTCGTCAAGGACCCATTCGCCCGCGTTTGGATTGGAAGATCGAGAAATTAGATTAG
- a CDS encoding DUF4260 domain-containing protein produces the protein MKNLLKLEELFMFGLALFLFSKLDYGWGWYALLFFAPDLSMIGYLANPRFGAWTYNLIHHKGLAITLYVFGNLLAIPWLMFAGTILFGHSSFDRIFGYGLKHEDAFQNTHLGRIGK, from the coding sequence ATGAAAAACCTGCTCAAACTCGAAGAACTCTTTATGTTCGGTCTCGCTCTTTTTCTTTTTTCGAAATTGGATTACGGATGGGGCTGGTACGCACTCCTGTTTTTTGCTCCCGACCTGAGCATGATCGGCTATTTGGCGAATCCCCGCTTCGGCGCCTGGACCTATAACCTGATCCACCACAAAGGGCTTGCGATTACGCTGTATGTTTTTGGCAACCTACTCGCCATCCCGTGGCTAATGTTTGCAGGGACAATCCTGTTCGGGCACTCCAGCTTCGACCGCATCTTTGGCTACGGCTTGAAGCATGAGGATGCCTTCCAGAACACGCACTTGGGTAGGATTGGGAAGTAA
- a CDS encoding N-acetylneuraminate synthase family protein — translation MEFKIQDQWIGPNHPTYFIADIAANHDGDLDRAKMLIKLAKEAGADAAKFQHFQAPKIVSDYGFTHMDSKVSHQATWKKSVTEVYAAASVSQSWTPILKEECDKVGIHFFTSPYDYESIEHVNPYIPAFKAGSGEIDWIEALEHMASKGKPMIIASGAADIADVQRAVRAILKVNKQLCLMQCNTNYTASLENYDHIHLNVLKTYATMFPDVVLGLSDHTHGNATVLGAVTLGARMIERHFTDSNDREGPDHKFALNPADWAHMVEETRQLERALGSADKFITGNEQQTKVVQRRCLRAARDVKAGEVFIRDMIDVLRPATIGAIKPYEIENVLGTKALIDMPMGKELRWTDLGA, via the coding sequence ATGGAATTCAAAATTCAAGACCAATGGATCGGACCGAACCACCCGACATACTTCATCGCTGATATTGCGGCGAACCACGATGGAGACCTGGATCGGGCGAAGATGCTCATCAAACTTGCCAAGGAAGCGGGCGCAGATGCGGCGAAGTTCCAGCATTTTCAGGCTCCCAAGATCGTTTCGGATTACGGCTTCACCCACATGGACTCAAAGGTCAGCCATCAGGCAACGTGGAAGAAGTCTGTGACCGAGGTGTATGCGGCGGCGTCCGTTTCGCAGAGTTGGACGCCCATTCTGAAAGAGGAATGTGACAAGGTTGGCATTCACTTTTTCACCTCGCCGTATGATTACGAATCCATCGAACACGTGAATCCATACATCCCTGCCTTCAAAGCGGGTTCAGGCGAAATTGACTGGATCGAAGCGCTCGAGCACATGGCATCCAAAGGCAAGCCGATGATCATCGCCAGCGGCGCGGCGGACATTGCCGATGTGCAACGCGCTGTCCGTGCGATTCTCAAGGTCAACAAGCAACTGTGTTTGATGCAATGCAACACCAATTACACTGCTAGCCTCGAGAACTATGACCACATCCATTTGAATGTGTTGAAGACGTATGCGACCATGTTCCCTGACGTGGTGCTGGGACTCTCCGATCACACACACGGAAACGCGACGGTTCTGGGCGCAGTGACGCTTGGTGCGCGCATGATCGAGCGTCACTTCACGGACAGCAACGACCGCGAAGGTCCCGACCACAAGTTTGCGTTGAACCCCGCAGACTGGGCGCACATGGTCGAAGAGACACGTCAACTCGAGCGGGCGCTTGGCTCAGCCGATAAATTCATCACAGGCAATGAACAACAAACAAAAGTAGTTCAGCGTCGCTGTCTGCGTGCGGCACGGGACGTCAAGGCTGGTGAAGTCTTTATCCGTGACATGATCGATGTGTTACGTCCTGCCACGATCGGTGCGATCAAGCCATACGAGATCGAGAATGTCCTTGGCACGAAGGCGTTGATTGATATGCCGATGGGCAAGGAGTTGCGCTGGACGGACCTCGGCGCGTGA
- a CDS encoding ABC transporter permease: MNEIVKHEPTTIYIKPSKGLAALNLRDLWMYRELIYFMIWREVKVRYKQTMLGAAWAIIQPVLTMTVFTFLFNGIAKLPTDGNIPYPIFSYTALLPWGLFVAALNQASRSLTSNQNMVSKIYFPRLVLPLASVLSGLIDFVIAFVILIGLMIYYRIAPSINVLWALPLFLMLTIITALGVALWLSAINVQYRDVNYALPFLTQFWLFATPVAYSSSLISEKWLLVYSLNPMAGVVNGFRWALLGVGNGPDAGLWISVGIALLILISGLFYFRNMEKTFADTI; the protein is encoded by the coding sequence ATGAACGAAATAGTAAAGCACGAACCAACGACCATTTATATCAAGCCATCCAAAGGATTGGCCGCGCTCAATTTGCGTGACTTGTGGATGTACCGCGAACTGATCTACTTTATGATCTGGCGCGAAGTCAAAGTGCGTTACAAGCAGACGATGCTTGGAGCGGCGTGGGCGATTATCCAGCCGGTGTTGACGATGACCGTGTTCACATTCCTTTTTAACGGTATCGCCAAATTGCCGACGGATGGGAATATTCCGTACCCGATCTTTTCGTACACGGCGCTTCTTCCGTGGGGGCTGTTTGTGGCCGCGTTGAATCAGGCTTCGCGTTCGCTGACATCGAATCAAAACATGGTTTCCAAGATCTATTTTCCACGTTTGGTTTTGCCATTAGCCTCGGTGCTTTCAGGCTTGATCGATTTCGTCATTGCGTTTGTCATTTTGATCGGTCTGATGATCTACTACCGGATCGCCCCTTCGATCAATGTGCTCTGGGCTTTGCCGTTATTCCTTATGTTGACGATCATTACGGCCTTGGGCGTAGCATTGTGGCTTTCAGCGATCAACGTGCAGTATCGTGATGTCAACTATGCTCTTCCGTTTCTGACTCAGTTTTGGCTGTTCGCTACTCCTGTTGCCTATTCCTCCAGCCTGATCTCAGAGAAATGGCTGTTGGTCTATTCGTTGAACCCAATGGCTGGAGTGGTGAACGGATTCCGCTGGGCATTGCTGGGAGTCGGAAATGGTCCCGATGCCGGGCTTTGGATCTCAGTAGGGATCGCCTTGCTCATCTTGATCAGCGGATTGTTCTACTTCCGCAATATGGAAAAGACTTTCGCGGACACGATTTAA
- the pseB gene encoding UDP-N-acetylglucosamine 4,6-dehydratase (inverting), with translation MDWKNQVVLITGGTGSFGKKFTQRLLTEKQPKKIIIFSRDELKQHEMQVGGFNHPSLRYFIGDIRDRERLVRAMHGVDIVVHAAALKQVPACEYNPMEAIKTNIMGTANVVEAALDAGVKKVMTISTDKAVSPANLYGATKLAAEKLTVQSNAYAAGSSTRYSCVRYGNVVGSRGSVVPLFLKQRESGSVTITDDRMTRFWLSLDQGVQFVIDCIEQMEGGEVFVPKIPSTKVIDLAQAIVPNAKVNIIGIRPGEKLHEDLISDDEARHTIELDKMYVIQPAEATWFGYSWKDKGKALPEGFTYTSDNNSEWLDIEGIKEFVAPFEELFKQGKLEG, from the coding sequence ATGGACTGGAAAAATCAAGTTGTACTTATCACAGGCGGAACGGGTTCGTTTGGTAAAAAATTTACGCAAAGACTTCTCACGGAAAAACAACCGAAGAAGATCATCATCTTCAGCCGCGACGAATTGAAACAACACGAAATGCAAGTGGGCGGATTCAATCATCCGTCACTGCGATATTTTATCGGTGACATCCGTGACCGCGAGCGTCTCGTCCGCGCGATGCATGGCGTGGATATCGTTGTTCATGCCGCGGCGTTGAAGCAGGTGCCAGCGTGTGAATACAACCCGATGGAAGCCATCAAGACCAATATCATGGGTACGGCGAACGTGGTCGAAGCCGCGTTGGATGCGGGCGTGAAGAAAGTGATGACCATCAGCACTGATAAAGCTGTCAGCCCTGCGAATTTATACGGCGCGACAAAGCTTGCTGCCGAAAAGTTGACCGTTCAAAGCAACGCCTACGCCGCAGGTTCATCGACCCGTTATTCGTGCGTTCGATACGGAAATGTAGTCGGCTCACGTGGTTCAGTCGTGCCGCTGTTCCTCAAGCAACGCGAGAGCGGAAGTGTCACCATCACCGATGACCGCATGACACGCTTTTGGTTATCGCTTGATCAGGGAGTCCAATTCGTGATCGATTGCATCGAACAAATGGAAGGCGGCGAAGTATTCGTGCCGAAGATCCCCAGCACAAAAGTGATTGACCTTGCACAAGCCATCGTGCCGAATGCAAAGGTCAACATCATCGGTATTCGCCCTGGCGAAAAACTGCACGAAGACTTGATCTCGGACGATGAAGCCCGTCACACCATTGAGCTCGACAAAATGTATGTCATCCAACCCGCCGAAGCGACGTGGTTTGGTTACTCGTGGAAGGATAAAGGCAAAGCTCTCCCTGAAGGCTTTACCTACACCAGCGATAATAACTCTGAATGGCTCGACATCGAAGGTATCAAAGAATTTGTTGCGCCATTTGAAGAATTATTCAAGCAAGGAAAACTCGAAGGATAA
- a CDS encoding carbon-nitrogen hydrolase family protein gives MKLSAIVAQFPITLSIQNNLEMIDSVLEQTKAGDWVLFPEGSLSGYSPDMSFLQHIDHDELIAGLRHIQQIAEQRMINVWVGACMNVDGKWFNTAHGFTADGKTHMYRKINLANQERGTFSTGDQLPTFDVNTPDGTVKIGIQICRELRFPEQWGWLARCGAQIILHLNNAVGEDRFQSVWKSHLVSRAAETQRFVLSANNAAIKQGSPTIVVAPDGLVMGEIVSAELEILRVELDLSEASNKLLDQSRSDVVAIQSKTL, from the coding sequence ATGAAACTCTCTGCTATTGTCGCCCAGTTTCCGATAACATTGTCCATACAGAATAATCTGGAGATGATTGATTCTGTGTTGGAACAGACAAAGGCTGGAGATTGGGTGTTGTTCCCTGAAGGTTCCTTGTCTGGCTATTCGCCTGATATGTCATTCCTGCAGCACATCGACCACGATGAATTGATCGCAGGGCTGAGGCACATTCAACAAATAGCAGAACAAAGGATGATCAACGTTTGGGTCGGCGCCTGTATGAATGTGGATGGCAAATGGTTCAATACGGCACACGGTTTCACTGCCGATGGTAAAACCCATATGTATCGCAAGATCAATTTAGCCAATCAGGAACGTGGTACTTTTTCGACGGGCGATCAACTTCCGACCTTTGATGTGAACACACCCGATGGGACAGTTAAGATCGGTATTCAGATCTGTCGGGAGTTGCGCTTCCCTGAACAATGGGGCTGGCTTGCTCGTTGTGGCGCACAGATCATCCTGCACTTGAACAATGCCGTTGGCGAAGATCGATTTCAATCCGTTTGGAAGAGTCATCTTGTTAGCAGAGCGGCAGAAACACAACGGTTTGTATTAAGCGCCAATAATGCCGCGATCAAGCAGGGTAGTCCCACCATTGTCGTAGCTCCCGATGGATTGGTGATGGGTGAAATTGTGTCAGCAGAATTGGAAATCTTGCGTGTTGAGCTCGATTTGTCAGAAGCCTCGAATAAATTACTAGACCAAAGCCGAAGCGACGTGGTTGCCATACAATCAAAAACCTTATAA
- a CDS encoding glycosyltransferase family 4 protein, whose translation MKIIYFSRNYTPHDFRFLNSLSKTEHEIFYLKLETNQRQVEDRPVPENVQQVLWAGGQSEFRWSDLPRLVLDFRRVVKRLKPDIVHAGPIQTCAFIAVLSGFRPILTKSWGYDLVKDADSSKWMQWVTRYTLKRSAFFTSDANVTRDKAVSFGMNPENIVVFPWGVNIERFHPKADSRRKTVDGKKRSTVGGQRSKAITLFCSRTWESIYGVDVLAKAFVKVAQMNPDVNLILLGGGSQGANIRRILMNGGVMERVHFGGQVGQRDLPRWYHMADIYISPSHVDGSSVSLLEALACGMPCLVSDIAANKEWVEDGVNGWLFRDGDVDDLAEKILLAIKSRRSWGRIGKVARKVAEERADWKKNFGKLLDAYERILPQSSQR comes from the coding sequence ATGAAGATCATCTATTTTTCCAGAAACTATACCCCTCATGATTTTCGGTTCTTGAATTCGTTATCGAAAACCGAACACGAGATTTTTTATTTAAAGCTTGAAACGAACCAACGTCAGGTGGAGGACCGTCCTGTCCCTGAAAATGTTCAGCAAGTCCTTTGGGCGGGCGGGCAGAGCGAGTTCCGTTGGAGTGACCTTCCGCGTTTGGTATTGGATTTTCGTCGCGTGGTGAAGAGACTCAAACCTGACATCGTCCATGCGGGACCGATACAGACTTGTGCGTTCATCGCCGTGTTGAGTGGATTCCGTCCGATACTGACGAAGTCGTGGGGATATGATCTGGTCAAGGATGCGGATTCGAGCAAGTGGATGCAGTGGGTGACGCGATATACGTTGAAGCGAAGTGCGTTCTTTACGAGTGACGCCAATGTGACACGCGATAAGGCTGTTTCTTTTGGGATGAACCCTGAGAATATTGTTGTGTTTCCGTGGGGGGTGAATATTGAGCGGTTCCATCCGAAAGCCGACAGTAGACGAAAGACCGTAGACGGTAAAAAACGGTCGACGGTCGGTGGGCAACGGTCAAAAGCGATTACGCTTTTTTGTAGTCGTACGTGGGAATCGATCTACGGTGTGGATGTGTTGGCGAAGGCGTTTGTCAAAGTGGCGCAAATGAATCCCGATGTGAATTTGATTTTGCTGGGGGGCGGCTCGCAGGGAGCGAATATCCGTCGGATATTGATGAATGGCGGCGTGATGGAGCGAGTCCATTTTGGGGGACAGGTAGGTCAACGTGACTTGCCGCGTTGGTATCACATGGCAGATATTTACATCTCGCCCTCACATGTAGACGGTTCGTCTGTGTCGCTGTTGGAGGCGTTGGCATGTGGAATGCCGTGTCTGGTTTCAGATATTGCGGCGAATAAGGAATGGGTCGAGGATGGGGTCAATGGCTGGTTGTTCCGTGATGGGGATGTGGATGATTTGGCAGAGAAGATTCTGCTTGCGATAAAGAGTCGACGGTCGTGGGGGAGGATCGGGAAGGTGGCAAGGAAAGTGGCAGAAGAACGAGCGGATTGGAAGAAGAATTTTGGTAAACTTCTTGATGCTTACGAAAGGATATTGCCACAGAGTTCACAGAGATAA
- a CDS encoding AAC(3) family N-acetyltransferase produces the protein MYTFEELVEGFRELGVAEGDTLLVHSSYKSLGEVDGGPQTVVRALETALGTDGDGTLIMPTFNFDFNQGKPWDVRKTRSKMGALTEVVRMDLRAKRVFHPFYSFAILGKHADMLGSLRYKSAYERNSVFGKLRDLDGKIMVIGLSYNNSMTFFHHIEQMEGVDYRFLKQFTGEVTDENGVTYTDTFEMLVRDIDKGVMTMVDPMGALMEEAGIIQSRKVGDADVKLMKANEVYEFTAREMKRDPFLLYYIDKKDS, from the coding sequence ATGTACACATTTGAAGAATTGGTCGAGGGGTTTCGGGAGTTGGGGGTGGCGGAGGGGGATACGTTGCTGGTGCATAGTTCATATAAGTCGTTGGGCGAGGTGGACGGCGGACCGCAGACGGTGGTGCGAGCGTTGGAGACGGCTCTGGGCACGGACGGCGATGGGACGCTGATCATGCCGACGTTCAATTTTGATTTCAATCAGGGCAAGCCGTGGGATGTGCGTAAGACGCGGTCGAAGATGGGCGCGTTGACGGAAGTGGTGCGGATGGACCTGAGGGCGAAACGGGTGTTTCATCCGTTCTATTCGTTTGCGATCTTGGGAAAGCACGCCGATATGTTGGGGAGCCTGCGGTATAAGAGTGCGTATGAACGGAACTCGGTGTTTGGGAAGTTGCGCGACCTGGATGGGAAGATCATGGTGATCGGGTTGTCGTATAACAACAGCATGACGTTCTTTCACCACATCGAGCAAATGGAAGGCGTGGACTATCGTTTCCTGAAACAGTTCACTGGCGAAGTGACGGACGAGAACGGGGTTACGTACACGGATACGTTCGAGATGTTGGTGCGTGACATTGATAAGGGCGTGATGACGATGGTCGACCCGATGGGTGCGTTGATGGAGGAAGCGGGGATCATCCAGAGTCGCAAGGTCGGTGATGCGGATGTAAAGTTGATGAAGGCGAATGAAGTCTATGAGTTCACGGCGCGTGAGATGAAGCGCGATCCGTTTTTGTTGTATTACATTGATAAGAAGGATTCTTAG
- a CDS encoding methyltransferase domain-containing protein, whose amino-acid sequence MAENTKQQVREFYDQIGWSHVGDGLYQNARYEDLRPVAREYIHNCHMRVKRHLAPSGDILLDAGSGPVQWPEYLTFSEKYRYRLCADISITALKEARTRLGEKGLFVVCDIANLPFKPDVFDGVVSMHTIHHLPMSEHRKAYLELNRVMKPNRAMTIINGWDNPLLMRLATPFMQLARLFAGRGLKRKKQWEELASPDGTFVAKMTPRWLKQELHDLKLEIYPWRSLSTGFTKTFVRAQLGGKVFLRFIFWLEETFPRFFGENGQYPLIVIKK is encoded by the coding sequence ATGGCAGAAAACACAAAACAACAAGTACGCGAATTTTATGACCAGATCGGTTGGTCGCATGTTGGTGATGGGCTATACCAAAACGCCCGTTATGAAGACCTGCGCCCCGTTGCGCGCGAGTACATTCACAACTGTCACATGCGCGTGAAGCGACATCTCGCCCCCAGCGGAGACATTCTGCTTGATGCGGGCTCTGGTCCCGTGCAGTGGCCCGAGTATTTGACCTTTTCCGAAAAGTATCGTTATCGTCTGTGTGCAGATATTTCAATAACAGCCTTGAAAGAAGCACGTACCCGCCTCGGTGAAAAAGGATTGTTCGTTGTCTGCGACATTGCGAACCTGCCCTTCAAGCCTGATGTGTTCGATGGGGTGGTGTCCATGCACACGATTCACCACCTGCCAATGAGCGAACATCGCAAAGCCTACCTTGAATTAAACCGTGTGATGAAACCGAATCGTGCCATGACCATCATCAATGGCTGGGATAATCCATTGCTTATGCGGCTTGCAACTCCGTTTATGCAGTTGGCGAGACTCTTCGCTGGGCGCGGATTGAAACGCAAGAAACAATGGGAAGAACTTGCCAGCCCCGATGGAACCTTCGTCGCCAAGATGACCCCGCGCTGGCTCAAACAAGAACTCCATGATCTCAAACTCGAAATTTATCCGTGGCGCAGTTTGAGCACAGGCTTCACCAAAACTTTTGTCCGTGCACAACTGGGCGGCAAAGTATTCTTACGTTTTATTTTCTGGCTCGAGGAAACTTTCCCACGTTTCTTCGGCGAGAACGGACAATATCCGTTGATCGTTATCAAAAAATAG
- a CDS encoding class I SAM-dependent methyltransferase: MPKFTDQQYLKTEQYKDSSNLDARVAIHQRFSTNPYGWMHWAFDALVKLPANARILELGCGPGYLWKENVTRIPATWDITLSDLSSGMLDSTWRNLVVTGRNYKFKEIDAQDIPFEDETFDAVIANHMLYHVPDRKMALKEMRRVLKNDSILFTATLGKNHMHEMWGWLERTGSMITRETITSAFTLENGMEQLQEFFSRIELAHYIDNLRVTDVSVMMAYIRSMTSTKEFHEDALQAIERELTDAMKKNGEIFITKDSGLFKASK, translated from the coding sequence ATGCCCAAATTCACCGACCAGCAATATCTCAAGACTGAACAATATAAGGACTCGTCCAATCTCGATGCACGGGTCGCCATCCATCAACGCTTTAGCACCAATCCATACGGTTGGATGCATTGGGCCTTTGATGCACTGGTGAAGCTACCTGCCAACGCAAGGATATTGGAATTGGGGTGTGGCCCTGGATATTTGTGGAAAGAGAATGTGACTCGTATCCCCGCCACCTGGGACATCACCCTCTCGGATCTTTCTTCGGGGATGCTTGATTCAACGTGGAGAAATTTGGTCGTCACTGGACGCAACTACAAATTTAAAGAGATCGACGCGCAGGACATCCCATTTGAAGATGAGACGTTCGATGCGGTTATCGCCAATCACATGCTGTACCATGTCCCTGATCGAAAGATGGCATTGAAAGAGATGCGGCGTGTCTTGAAAAATGACAGCATTCTGTTTACCGCCACTCTTGGGAAGAATCATATGCACGAGATGTGGGGTTGGCTCGAACGCACGGGCAGTATGATTACCAGAGAGACGATCACATCTGCGTTTACGCTCGAAAATGGGATGGAACAATTGCAGGAGTTTTTTTCGCGTATAGAATTAGCCCATTACATCGATAATCTACGCGTGACGGATGTTTCTGTGATGATGGCATACATCCGTTCGATGACATCCACCAAAGAATTTCACGAGGACGCACTTCAAGCTATCGAGCGCGAACTCACAGATGCGATGAAAAAGAACGGCGAGATCTTTATCACAAAAGATTCGGGTTTGTTCAAGGCGAGCAAGTAG